In the Salvia splendens isolate huo1 chromosome 16, SspV2, whole genome shotgun sequence genome, GGCTCAATTTTTGGCCACAGGTTCAATAACTACGGGAAGCAAGGGCTCCTGTGCGGCGCGGATGGGCTGCCCCACTTGATCGTGAGTGGCGACCAGAGGCACTGGGGTGAGTTCATCACCCCAGGCATCCTCTTCTTGTACATTGCCGGGTGGATCGGGTGGGTGGGGCGGAGCTACTTGATCGCCATCAGAGACGAGAAGAAGCCGACCATGAAGGAGATCATCATCGACGTTCCCTTGGCCAACAGCCTCGCCTGGAGAGGCTTCATCTGGCCCGTTGCTGCCTACAGAGCGTTCGTGACCGGAGAACTCATCGATCCCAACGTTTAAACCTCCGTTTTCGGGTATTTTTTGGTTGGATTTGATTGGGTTGAGCTTGCTTTGGAGCAATGGCTAATGCTGTtgattgtttgttttgttgtagGTGAAGATGGTTGAGGTTGAGGGGTTGTGTAGTGTGGAGAAAGTCTTGTATTTATACATGTAAACTTTGTTGTGTATTTGGACTTGTATTTGGAATCATTAATTAACCAAGGAAATCATGAGGAATGTGTTTCCTAGAAGTGAATGTTAATTGGATGATTATGTGGCGTCTCGTCGCATATatagtgtgaattttttttacctCAAATAGAAATGGGACAATCcgaaatgaaatatttcaaatGGATAAAGGGTCAACATTTGAATTTGCGCAAAGATGAAACTATACTATATAGTGAGTCTATATAAAATCATAAtgataatcataatcataattaaTAACAATATGAACAAGCCCAAATTGAAAAAAAGTAGTCATAGGCTCTCATAGCAGCACCTATGTCGGGTGTGTAGCATATCATTTTTctatatatgaatataaataGCAGTTCTAGTTCTGGTATCTAAGTGGACGACCACATGGACTCTCTGAAGGTCGCGTGTTCGACCGCTCCTGCATCCAAGCCGTAGCTTGACGGCTTGGAGTGGGACACGAACGTATAGGAAAGCTGCGAGCCGCTATAATTAGGACTCGTGGCTGGGTGCGACGTGGCCTGCGGCACCCTGAGGTGCAGTATCTCGGCCTGAGTCTGGGCGAGCTGCTGCCTAAGCCCGTCTATCTGCTGCTGCAGATAGGATATGGCTCCTACGCAGCCGTAGACCGGGTCCCGCATCCTCGCGTTCGCCTCGTACACCATGCTGCTGACCGCATCGCCTCGGTGCTCCTCCGGCAACTCCTGCGGGCCGGGCCGGGCCAGTATGAGTATAGAAgatgaaacaaataaaaatctGATCAATTCCAAACTAACTTACCTGAAGCATCTTGCTGACGTTGCTAGCTCCGAACACCTTATGCACGCCGGCGAACTTCCCCGGCTCCTCGGCCGGGAAATACGGCGCGAAGACGCAGTCCCGCGAGCACCTCCGGCGGAGGAGCTTGCAGGCGGCGCACGGCGATGAGGCATTTTGTTTTCTGCTCACTTCCATCTATTTTTCCTAATTACatgatcaattttattttattttttctatcaaAATCAATTAAGAAAAAGTTTGGTTGTG is a window encoding:
- the LOC121771279 gene encoding LOB domain-containing protein 4-like, coding for MEVSRKQNASSPCAACKLLRRRCSRDCVFAPYFPAEEPGKFAGVHKVFGASNVSKMLQELPEEHRGDAVSSMVYEANARMRDPVYGCVGAISYLQQQIDGLRQQLAQTQAEILHLRVPQATSHPATSPNYSGSQLSYTFVSHSKPSSYGLDAGAVEHATFRESMWSST